The Capsicum annuum cultivar UCD-10X-F1 unplaced genomic scaffold, UCD10Xv1.1 ctg2352, whole genome shotgun sequence sequence tcCTCCCCAGACCCAACTTTGTGAGAATATAcggagtatgttgttgttgttgttgttactataaAACTGTGAACTGACATGCATCTACATTAACAATGTATTCATATTTGTTCTTTGTCCGTGGTTGAGTGTTACTACTTCACATCAATAAAGCAGCTGAGATTTTGCTTAAAATTAAACTTTTGTTCACAGATCTCCCTGTTTGAGCCTTGGAGCATATTGGAGATATGAAATGGACTTTTTACGCTGCCTAAGGGACTGAAATGGATGTGCAAAAGTATCTCTATTTTTAACAGCAGGATGACAATGAGGAAATTATTGCGGAAAATAATTGTTATTCTGTTATTCAGAATTGACTGGAAGAATATGTTTTTTCATTGGTGCTATTTTGACAGTATTTAGGGTAATGTTTCAAATTTCTTCACTTCCTTATCCTCTTACTGAATGGATCCTCTTCCCATCATTGGAGATTTCATCTTCTCAAAGTTTGAATCACGAAAAGAACTTAATGGAACTTCCAGTGAGTCCAGATAACCGGTTTAGCTTTAGTCACCATGCCGCTGTAGTTGTTTCACTCAATTCTACAGACGGACTGAGTCAAAGACTGCAAGTTCTGGAAAGACGAGAGCAAGTTTCGACACAGCAGAAACGTAGGAAGCATGTGAATGCAGTAGATACAGTTATTTCCCCTTCTCCACCTGTTAGAAGCGTGTCCAACCATATGCTGGTAAGTCTTTCGTTGTGCTTATATTCTTAAGAATATTACTGAACTCATTTGCCTTCTTACTATCtctttttttactatattaatatTCCAGAGTTACATAGCATCTTTGACTCCAGATGAGGCACTTGCATATGCCAAAAGAGAGATTGAGAATGCACCACTAGTTACCGACGATCAGGATTTGTATACTCCTCTATTTAGGAATGTATCCATCTTTAGGAGGTaggtatttgattttagtagctTAGACAGCTTACTTTTCAGATGATTTATGATGATACACTCTAATGAAGAGTCTTATTTAGTAACCAGTAGGTCATAGCAGAAGCTAGAAGATAGGCCCCCAGGGCTTTGGTAGTGCAACCGGTGATGTGTGGGTGAGGCACAGTAAGGGTTTGAGTCCTGCTATATACTAAAGCCACATAGTTAAGTGGAGTAGGGTAGAAAGACGGGAAAACggcaaacaacaacaacaacaacatacccagtgtaatcccacaagtggggtgcATATCCATAATCCACTGAGTTTTGAACCTTGCGCCATTGATCCTGAGGGATTTCTCGGTTATAAGAAAACAGAAGTTAGAAGATTGGTCAAAGTAGTCAATTAAACACATCCCACTCGTATATATATAATTGCTTGGGGCAAGTCTTTGAGATATAGGAACTTAGAGttgcttttattttattcttcggATAAAAGATAGAGAGTGATACACATGTTTTGTTAGCATCGCTGGCTTTTTAGTGCTAGATATTGTCTAGTACCATGAATAATGATTGGGGCTTGAGTAAATGCGTATGCACTGATGCGGAGAGGAACTTTCTGGTAGTTTTGAGGTTGACGTTGGAACTCACCAGCTGACTATTGGAATGAAATGCTTCTTTTGATATCTAATAGGGACATATTTTTTCCTCcaaatagattttaaaaaggcagcctagtgcactaaagctcccattATGCGCAGGGTCCGGGTAAGGGCTTGACCATAAGGGTCCATCATACAAAACCTTACTTTGCATTTCTATCAGAGgttatttccaaggcttgaatccGTAATCTCCTGGTCACATTGCAACAACTTTACCTGTTGGGGCCCCCTTCAAATAGTGTGTATAGTGTTTTCAAGTCTGGTCCATAAAGCCTTTAGGATAATTGTCGCTAAATCTGAGCCTCGGTATAACTTGAATAAGAGCTACTACTTGATTTAGTAGCTTAGACAGCTTAGACAGCTTACTTTTCAGATGATTTATGATGATACACTCTAATGAAGAGTCTTATTTAGTAACCAGTAGGTCATAGCAGAAGCTAGAAGATCGGCCCCCAGGGCTTTGGTAGTGCAACCGGTGATGTGTGGGTTAGGCACAGTAAGGGTTTGAGTCCTGCTATATACAAAAGCCACGTAGTTAAGTGGAGTAGGGTAGAAAGATGGGCAAACggcaaacaacaacaacaacatacccaatttaatcccacaagtggggcgCATATCCATAATCCACTGAGTTTTGAACCTTGCGCCATTGATCCTGAGGGATTTCTCGGTTATAAGAAAACAGAAGTTAGAAGATTGGTCAAAGTAGTCAATTAAACACATCCCACTCGTATATATATAATTGCTTGGGGCAAGTCTTTGAGATATAGGAACTTAGAGttgcttttattttattcttcggATAAAAGATAGAGAGTGATACACATGTTTTGTTAGCATCGCTGGCTTTTTAGTGCTAGATATTGTCTAGTACCATGAATAATGATTGGGGCTTGAGTAAATgcatatgaccctaaacttgacaccaaattataagtttgaccttaaactttgatagtgcacaaataggacctttaactattcaaaacctgaacaaatatgacctccaattttgCAACCTCTATGCATGAGTTTCACTTGCGCCTACGTGGATATGTAATCCAATCATACGGTGCCACTTCATTAACAGGGCTGACTGGGAGGACTTTTAACTGGAACTTAAAACGACGTCATTTTGCTTCTATAAGTTAAAACAACGTCGTtttgcttatttttattattattattctactaCTACTATTTCTACATATTACGTACTACTATTGCTTCTATCAATATACCACTACTACCACTacgactaattattattattattaataacaatattttaataaaattttcatcttaataacgttttaataacgttaattttaTATACTACTAATgcccttaataacgttttaataacgttaactTAATATAATACTACTACTGCCCTTAATAACATTttcttaataacgttttaataacgttaatgtaatttatttaattatttaccaATGTTCAAAAAACAAATAACGTTAAtataataacgttaatttaatagaCTACTATTACTGCCCTTAGCAACCTTTTATTacgagataatacataaatatgatcctaaacttgatatcaaattataactttgaccttaaactttgatagtgcacaaataagacctttaactattcaaaacctgaacaaatatgaccttcgattttgcaaccccatgcgtgagtctcactcgcgcctacgtgaaaaggtaatccaatcacacgatgccacgtcgttaaaagggttgatttggagggaggtcatatttgtgcactgtcaaagttttgctttttgtgttaaagcggcgtcgtttttattattattattattatattattattattattattatttatttatttttatagcagCAATacctagcttttttttaattaaaaaaaacagctactagcagggatcgaacccgcgcagtaggctgaaggaagcgctcaagaagagcaaataacaccactgggctatctaagttccttgtttcatgtggttcaacattaatatacgtacataaatatatattttttaccttatatatatacaacgtaatttttttattgagggggttcgggtgaaccccatgtcAACTACGTAGGTCTgcccctgcgttaatttaataatattttaatatcgttaatttaataacattttaattacgttaatttgataattttaatttaatatactactactactatccttaataacattaatttaataaggttttattaaaactataatttttttaatattagtatagtttcatttttaatttaatatttaaataaataatatttagatatattatataacttaaaatctccctctgctttataatatatatatacccgCACGATTTTTTTGTATGTGGTTGACCCAcataattaataaatctttaatattgctctttttccgcgatgacaaaagaaattagatgccattttcatctttgagccgaaaataatgaaaaaataatagtgaaaagtcatttaaaggtcatatttgtacagttttgaatagttaaaggttatatttgtgcactgtcaaagtttagagtcatatttatgtattatgcccttagattttaagctggacgcgcccagttttgcatgttgaacacgcgttttgccatgcaggatcggaggtcatatttgtgcagttttgaatagttaaaggtcatatttgtgcactgtcaaagtttaaggtcaaagttataatttggtgtcaagtttagggtcatatttaatatactactacttcTGCCCTTAATAATGTTTtattgataacgttaatttaataacgttttaataacgttaatttaataatgctttaataacgttaatttaataactttaatttaataatgttttattaaaattataatttttttatttattattagtatagtttcatctttgagctgaaaataatgaaaaaaaaataatagtgaaaagtcatttaaatatataaaaaggaattagtaagggcataatagtcattttaccctttttttactGTTGGAACGCTCAAATTTTTAGTccgacgcgcccagttttgcgtgtacAACACACGTTTTGCCAcataggatcggaggtcatagttgtgcagttttgaatagttaaaggtcatatttgtgcactatcaaagtttaaggtcagttataatttggtgtcaagtttagggtcatatttatgtattatgccaaaaaTAAGTGGTGAAAAAGTTTCCACTGCCTGTCCACGGAAAATACAGTCAAGTGGCATATGGATTCCAAACTTTTGGAGCCTTTCCACAACGGCTAGCCTCTGCTGCACAGCTAACCGTAGTTTGAACTTATATCTTGGGTGGATAATGGCTTGCAGCGTAATGCATTTCTAGTTGACCTTAGGGTGTTGTGGCATAAGTAATGTGTACATCTTGTTGATTGAGTAGCCCTTCCTTCCTTGCATTGCAATCACCCTGGTTGTTAGATCACCCTGAATGCCCTGTTGTTGCATAAGGTAACCCTTAGTGTCCAGTATCTTCTCACAACCCAAGATGCATTCTTAGGTGCAGGCATATTTTCCAACTCCTTCCTTTTAATGTAGTAGCTATGGATCCATTGAATCCAAGACAGTCCTTTCTACATATAACCTGCAGTAGCTTTAAGATTGCAGCTTTATTCCATAGAGTCAAGTTCAAGATGTTAAGACCCCCTGGAATCTTTGGACGACACACTATCCCACGACACTGGAACCTTCCTAGAAATAGTCACATTTCAAGTCCATAGGAAGGTTCTGAGAATTGTATTAATTAGCTTCAACACTTTCTTGGGAAACATGAAAATCTGAGCCCAGTATGTCTGAATTCCGAGGAGGACCGATTTAATCAATTGTTCTCTCCAAGCACATGAGAGGAGTTTTTCAGTCCAGCGTGTCATTTTCCCTGTGATCTTCTCAATAAGGATCATAAAATGGTGGATTGCTAATTCCTTTGTGTCAAGGGTACCCCCAAATATTTGAAGGGGAGCGTACCAACCGTAAACCCCAATTTGTCCAAAATGCCTGCCTTGTATGATCAGAAATCCCAGTCATGTATATTGCACTCTTCTCCACGTTGGCCTGGAGTCCTGAAGTCCTACAGAGTCTTTGAAAAGCCCCATGTAGCAAGGTCACAGACCTCACATCAACTCTGCAATACATTAGTAAATCGTTTGCAAAGCAGATGTGAGTACTCGCTAGTTTCCAGAACATAGGATGAAAATTGAAGTCACCGTTGTCAGTTGGTAGAGGAGGAGTGTAGTTGTTGTTGAAATCTGGTTAAAATTTTGTCCAGGCTTTTATGTCTTACGGAGATTCTTTCTTTACTATGGTATTGATCGATTTCAAGGTTAGTCtaagtttaaaattttctttcctttttattggAAGAATCTGACACTCACTTCTTGGTacttttgaagagtccgagctaGTGGCGGACTCAGGATTTAGGGGTTGTGGGTGCCCGGGAGGGTTGAACACACATATTGATGCCCAAAGCTTTAAGGTTTTGTTTGGAAACCAAAGCATCTAGCTATCTTCTTGGTTTTCAATTTCAtacatttcttatataattatacctaatctgCATCGAATTTAACTGTGCCGGAGCACCACAAAATTGCACATAGGTCCGCCCCTAGTCCAAGCTGCACAGTGTTGCTGCACAGTGTTGAACAAACATTGGTTATTGAATCTTTTTCTGTTATGCATATCTTTGTCATCTGTTTGTGTTTCAAAATTAGCTTTTTCTTTAAACACAATTAGGTTGACATTCCAGGAGCTACGAGTTGATGGAGCTTATACTCAAAGTTTACATCTACAAAGAAGGGAAAAGGCCGATTTTTCATCAACCTTAGAGGAATTTATTCATCCGAGGGATGGTTCATGAAGCTGATGGAGGATAGTCACCAGTTCGTGACAAAGGGATCCACAAAAGGCTCACCTGTTCTATCTGCCATATAGTGCACGTCAGTTGCAAAGAGCACGATATGTGCCTAACTCACATAATCTTAAGCCGTTATCAATGTTCCTGCGGAACTATGTGAACATGCTAGCTGCGAAGTATCCTTTCTGGAACTGCACACGTGGGTCAGATCACTTTCTTGTTGCTTGCCATGATTGGGTATGCATGCTTATCATTATTGCCTGCTAAATTAATTATTTCTTCCATAAGCATTTTCTGTGGATCTAAACTTTCAAATTTGCATTTTACGCATGGGGAGTTGGATTTTCTTTTATACAAGAAAAGACCAGACTGATCTAGTGGTAAGAGATCAACATGTGTGGATTAGATGCAGGTTAGAGGAGCAGGTCTATTATCCATCGAGTTTCGAACCGTGCATCAATGGTCTTCCCCCtcaggggtgggggtgggggtgggatcTGTTATAAAAGAAAGGTTCTTTTCCTGCATAAGAAGCTACTCTCTCCGTCCCAATTTGTTTaacattcttttcttttagtttgttcCAAAAAGAATATCGCCTTTCTATATTTCCAAACAATTTAACTGTACAATTCTCATTTTATCTTTAGTGAGATGATTTATAGCCCACACAAgtatctttgattttttttacacCTCAAGTTTTAGAAGTCgctttttctttcttaaactttgtgttaGTCGAATAAAGACGCATAAaatggaatggagggagtatacaGTACAAATAAGAAAGCCCTTTTTGCAATTATTATGTGTTGAACTCTTTTCTGGTCTTTGATTTGGATAGTTATGCGTTTTCGATTGATGAGTATTTTACCTTTTCTTGCTACTCTTATGTTTTGACAAATTCTTACAGGGACCTTACACTCTAAAGGACCATGAGGAGCTAAGTAGAAACACTATAAAAGCTCTCTGCAATGCAGATATATCTGAAGGAATATTTGTTTCTGTGAAGGAAGTTTCCCTTCCTGAGACCACTATAAGTAATCCCAGGAGGCCTCTTAGAAACCTCGGTGGAAAAAGAGTGTCACAACGCCCAATTCTTGCCTTTTTTGCTGGAAATATGCACGGTCCGGTACGTCCCAAACTCCTCAAGTATTGGAGAAACAAAGATGAATCAATAAGAATTTATGGGCCTTTGCCCCATAGAGTCTCAAGAGTTATGTCTTATCCTGAACACATGAAATCAAGCAAGTACTGCCTTTGTCCGATAGTTTATGAAGTGAACAGCCCGAGGATTGTTGAGGCAATATATTATGAGTGTGTTCCGGTTATCATCGCTGAAAATTTCGCCCTTCCGTTTAGTGAAGTTCTTAACTGGAGTGCCTTTTCTGTGGTTGTTTCTGAGAAAGATATTACTAGGCTAAAGGACATTACCAGGCCATGCAAAGTAACGTTAAGATGGTGTAGAAGCATTTTCTTTGGAACTCAACACCGACTAGATATGATCTGTTCCATATGATTTTGCATTCAATTTGGTTTAGCAGGCTCAATCAGCTCCAAGTATCACAAATATCATAATTCCTCGAGTTCTAGTTTTTCCAATTTGGTGGTCTATTGGATTTGGATTTATGACGTTTAGAGGCTAGAGCTGATCAATTCGGATGTGGATATACAAAAACCTTTTCAAGAGCTGCAGCCGGTTCAGTTCTCTTAGTGGGCGTTTGGGGACATtccaaatatttttcactttatttggaATCTATGAAGTTGGAGTTAAAGATGGAATTGGTTTGGTTATACTTTTCGCAAAGGAGAGAGGAGAACGCTTTATTTGGAATTTATGAAGATCGAGTTGAAAAACAGGCTTGGAGCACTTCTCCAAATTTGGAATCCAACTCCAAATTGAAtaggttgttgttgttattgtttgtagGGAAAAAGAAATCGCGTTTGAACTTTTGCCCAAACATCATGGCTAGCATTTCACAGATTTCCGACATACTGAACTACTACTTGAAATGATCTCAAGTTTGATGTTTTTGAAACTACTAAAAGTGTGCTGATGTTGAAATAGTCGGTGTATCTCTATGATGTCTATGCAAGCAACAGAGTTACTTTGAGAAAGAAAGAAGGATGAGGGGGAGAACACGGAGAAGAAAGAAACGGAGAAAAATAAAAGTACGGAAAGAAAAAGTGAAGTGAACATTTTCCACATTCTGCCGCACTCCTTTGTTGGCTATGTTATGTCTTCATCGATGTTTACTAAGTTTTGACAGTTGATACTGACGTACACGCTAACTTTCTGCGTGTTCCCAGAGGCAAAAGTATAGCGCCGGAGAGATGAGTACGatctttatcttctttctttgttTATGCACACATAATTCGAGTCAAAAACAGTGAGTTCAGTTGAGCTCATAAAACTCGTAGTTCAGATGATAAAATTATCTATTTTAGAATTCATTTTTGTGTAtgcatataagctcaaaaacagTTAATATGCATCTGGCATCTGGGTTGATGCATATAAGATGAGATGGCCCCTTTAGACACCTTCAAAATTTATGTGACATGCCAGCGTCGAGTGACCATGAGACATAGTGCGGACGAGTTGAAGTGTCTAGATGTGCAGTCTCACAATTAGAGTGTTTACTTGTTTGTTGACGTTAAAGTTTAAGTCCCtatctttttattgtatatatagCAGATGTTAAATCCCTTTTGGTTTCTtcatatgttatatatatgtatgtatatatgtatatatagtatattctAAGTTTTGATCAACATAAgccattttttaaatcaattcacCAATGTAATATGTTTTCTGAAAACTTTACAAAACTATTAAAAACATTGTTGGCAGTAACGTATTGGGTTTTAAAAGAATTAACAGACCTCTTGATAGGTGCTTTGTCTGTGCTATCATGAGAGCAAAGACTGAGAAAACCAAGTTCATGTAATGAATTCTGTATGTACAATTTAACAATATGAGATCACACACTGGGCACGATCGAAACAAGAAATTACTCAGCGTACAATCAAGCAATCAAAATACCAGACCAGAAAGCACGATGAGTACAAACAAGGAACACTTATTGGCAGAAAATGCATTACAACAAACTTGACTGATTAAGGAAATACATTACAACAAACTTGACTGGTAGTAGGAAATACATTACAACAAACTAGACCGGTTAACTTTATCTCGAAACCTGTGTCTCTCCAGTGCAGGAATGTCCTTTCTCAGCTTCTATTCTTCCCTGAATGAAGCAACAAAAGGACAATCTCAATATAATGTAGAtcgaaaacattttccatcaaaCCGAACACACCCTATGTGTTCATCTTTCTTGTAAAATAATTAGAGCATTTAATCCAAAACATTAAAGCTACAGGTGAAATAACCCTTTTATAAGAACATTATCATACCATtgacaatataaaatatgaaagttAATTGGCACAATCACCTGAGATGCAGCGGAAGCCACGTCAACTTTGATCTTTGTGTCATCAGTTTTACCATTCTTTGTAACAATGCTCTAAATTTGACTTGAAGTTTTCATCATCCCATTCCAGTTGGCTCCACCATTCTGATGATCCTCTTATTACTTTGATGTTTTTGGAGGTTTGAATAGAGAAAGGCAGCTTCCTTAATCCGTCACAATAGCTCAACTTGAGTTCCTCCAAGTGTTCCCACATTCTCTGTGGCTCCCCCAACGTTCCTAGTTCTGGTAAGTTGTACAACTTTAACTTCCAAACTCTTGGAATTTCTGAGTTAACAATTGTTGCTTGATCACTTGAGCTGCATTGCACAAACAACTCTACCAGTTCAAGGCAATTGTTAATCGTAATTTCTTCCAAGTGCTTGGGTATAGAACATGCTCCACGATCGTTGAAAAGACATGTTAAACTTTCACAATAAGAGATATTCAGTTGGCGTAATTTAGAAAATCTTAGACCCAAATATTGACCGAAATTAGAAACACTCTCTAAATTTTTTACCAAATAGAGGTCGAGATATTCCAAATTTGGCAAAGGGTCAAATTGTCCACTTCCTCCTTCCACTGGTCCGAAAGAACAAGAACAGTGCTCTATCTTTAGTAATTTTAATCCATTAAAAGTGTTGTATGCAATCAACTTCCTGAGACCCGTGCATTCGTGCAAGTACAAATCTGAAGCAAACTGCAACATGCCTGAGAGCTCTCCGTTACTGAACATTTCACACTTGTAGACATTTATTGCCCTTATTGACTTGTTGTATGGTACTTGAATTGAAGTTTCCCCAACTTTAATGTGAAATCCTTTCAATCTAGTCATCCAGGTGTAATCTCTATTCAAACATGATGAGCTATCCACTCTAATAGAAAGACGAGTCAGATTCTGTAGCGATGATATCTCATCAAAAGAAGTCGCTTCATCAGAGCCAAACGACAGATTTAACATTTCAATGCTAGGAAAGTTGAGGAAAAATCCTTTTCTGATGCTCTTCATATTAGCAACAGACATATTTAATAGCCTCAGATTTGTCAAATTGTCCATTCCTTTCGGCAGACGACGAACGAATGTTTTATCACAATCGAGCAACTGCAAACTGTGAAGATTACCAATAGGTGGTAACTCTTTGAACCAATAACAATTTTGTAGTATTAGAGCACGTAATTGACATAAACTATTGATGGAGGAAGGCAGTGTTTCAATACCAGTTTGACTCAGATTCAGAACTCTTAGAGCTGGAAATGCCAAAAAAAATTCCTGGGGTATTTTCTCAAGGGGTTCATTGCCTTGCAAAAGTAAAGATGTTGTCTTTGGACATTTTGTTGTAATACCACGTAGACATGCAATTTTGTTGCTTATGAAAGATATTCTCTTGACAGAAGCTGATATTTTAATATGTGATATCTCAGTCAACCCAATTCCAGCTAGAAAACCAGAAGTGTGTTCATCCCCAAAGGTACTAGCTATCCATCTAGCAACATCACGAACCACATCATGCATCTTCACACAATCCACAACCTGCCTCCGCTCAATCTCCATCTTATCGGCTTCTAACAAGCAGGCATCTTTTAGACTCTCAATCAACGTGATTCCCCTGTTGTAGGCTTCTTCATATGTGTCATGTTCACCGAGGATCTCCTCCGCCCACCAGCAATGTATGAGATCATCTATCAAAATAGCCGCCGGATATAAAGAGCAATATAAGAAACAACTTTGAATATCACCTCTCTTTTTGTTCACATGTTTTCTTCTTTGCTCTGAAGATAATTCAATATCCTGAGATTCTAAAGAATCAAAACTCCACTTGATGACCGTGTAAACTTTTTTCTCGACATCCTTGTTATGAGGTTCGGACATTCTAAGTGATTTCAAAGCATCTTCCCAAAGCTCGACCTTTGTCTTCCCTCTCATGGATGATCCAATAACAATGATTGCTAAAGGTAAACCATCACACTCTCTTGCGATTTCCTTTGCCAATGGATGGATTTGCTCCTGATTGACAATATCTCCCACATTTTGGGCAAACAGTTGCCAAGATTCATCCTCGTCCAATGTGTAAACCTTCATTTCGACATCTGTATTCATTTGGTTACAAACACTCAAAAAACGAGAAGTTATAATTACCTTGCTTCTCGCGGAAAGTTGGGGCACGCCTACATCATCCAACTTTATAGGTTCCCAAATGTCATCCAATATGAGAAGAAAACTCGTTTCTTTCTCGAGCCTTTCACAGATTTTGCTGGCAATGTTTTCTACACTTGCCTCGTTATCTACCTGTAGTTTTAATCTACTGGcaatttgttcttgaatctttcTTATGACTATTGGTGGTCTGGGTACGGTAACCCATACCACAACGCCAAAAGACAGTTTGGAACTTGGCACATTCTTTAGCTCGTTGTTCAGATTCTTCACCAATGTAGTTTTCCCAACTCCTCCGGTACCCAACACACCGATGGTGCTTACCTGAAAGGATTCAAGTGAAAGATGCATCAATGGTCACATAGAAGAAATATGGAAAACTAGAGAAACAAAGATGTAGGAGGCTTTGATAATTTAGTCATAGCTTCTTCATCTCAAATTTGCTAAATTAATTGTAACGCCTCGTAAGTTTCTAGGCtcacaattttggaaaataatagGCTTAAAAGCGTAATTAAGATGCTTCGAGGGATGTCAGGACCAACATGTTTTAAGTGAAGTACTTGGATTTAATATGAATCAAAAGTGTTTGAACTAGCAAtatgagaagaagaaaaagagagtaaTAACGAACGAATGTTATTGTGATTTGGTCAAATAATAAGAGATAATTATAGCCAAGCTCATATGTAGCAAATGTATAGGTTTTGTACATGCAGTTGTAAATATGCATATAATACACACAATTTGTGTACATAATTGGTATATTTCGGTCGTATTGGTAAATAAGTTTGGACGAAGTATACATATTGGTAATTT is a genomic window containing:
- the LOC107854624 gene encoding probable disease resistance protein At4g27220 isoform X1, which produces MEILFNAVGGFVVEVGKFVSKCIYPKIENIIRFSSKIENLRTEMEELTALRDDIKRKVEKVEGEGYKRKPDVIKWFEDVQKLKNEWEVMQEHIAAAKTLVYKCCPKCSRRSEVSTQAKNIWVQFCKLKEVGENFGSNLVVENYRVEKAEHILGPSIKGQLTATRNLNKLLRLLEDDEVSTIGVLGTGGVGKTTLVKNLNNELKNVPSSKLSFGVVVWVTVPRPPIVIRKIQEQIASRLKLQVDNEASVENIASKICERLEKETSFLLILDDIWEPIKLDDVGVPQLSARSKVIITSRFLSVCNQMNTDVEMKVYTLDEDESWQLFAQNVGDIVNQEQIHPLAKEIARECDGLPLAIIVIGSSMRGKTKVELWEDALKSLRMSEPHNKDVEKKVYTVIKWSFDSLESQDIELSSEQRRKHVNKKRGDIQSCFLYCSLYPAAILIDDLIHCWWAEEILGEHDTYEEAYNRGITLIESLKDACLLEADKMEIERRQVVDCVKMHDVVRDVARWIASTFGDEHTSGFLAGIGLTEISHIKISASVKRISFISNKIACLRGITTKCPKTTSLLLQGNEPLEKIPQEFFLAFPALRVLNLSQTGIETLPSSINSLCQLRALILQNCYWFKELPPIGNLHSLQLLDCDKTFVRRLPKGMDNLTNLRLLNMSVANMKSIRKGFFLNFPSIEMLNLSFGSDEATSFDEISSLQNLTRLSIRVDSSSCLNRDYTWMTRLKGFHIKVGETSIQVPYNKSIRAINVYKCEMFSNGELSGMLQFASDLYLHECTGLRKLIAYNTFNGLKLLKIEHCSCSFGPVEGGSGQFDPLPNLEYLDLYLVKNLESVSNFGQYLGLRFSKLRQLNISYCESLTCLFNDRGACSIPKHLEEITINNCLELVELFVQCSSSDQATIVNSEIPRVWKLKLYNLPELGTLGEPQRMWEHLEELKLSYCDGLRKLPFSIQTSKNIKVIRGSSEWWSQLEWDDENFKSNLEHCYKEW
- the LOC107854624 gene encoding probable disease resistance protein At4g27220 isoform X2, yielding MEELTALRDDIKRKVEKVEGEGYKRKPDVIKWFEDVQKLKNEWEVMQEHIAAAKTLVYKCCPKCSRRSEVSTQAKNIWVQFCKLKEVGENFGSNLVVENYRVEKAEHILGPSIKGQLTATRNLNKLLRLLEDDEVSTIGVLGTGGVGKTTLVKNLNNELKNVPSSKLSFGVVVWVTVPRPPIVIRKIQEQIASRLKLQVDNEASVENIASKICERLEKETSFLLILDDIWEPIKLDDVGVPQLSARSKVIITSRFLSVCNQMNTDVEMKVYTLDEDESWQLFAQNVGDIVNQEQIHPLAKEIARECDGLPLAIIVIGSSMRGKTKVELWEDALKSLRMSEPHNKDVEKKVYTVIKWSFDSLESQDIELSSEQRRKHVNKKRGDIQSCFLYCSLYPAAILIDDLIHCWWAEEILGEHDTYEEAYNRGITLIESLKDACLLEADKMEIERRQVVDCVKMHDVVRDVARWIASTFGDEHTSGFLAGIGLTEISHIKISASVKRISFISNKIACLRGITTKCPKTTSLLLQGNEPLEKIPQEFFLAFPALRVLNLSQTGIETLPSSINSLCQLRALILQNCYWFKELPPIGNLHSLQLLDCDKTFVRRLPKGMDNLTNLRLLNMSVANMKSIRKGFFLNFPSIEMLNLSFGSDEATSFDEISSLQNLTRLSIRVDSSSCLNRDYTWMTRLKGFHIKVGETSIQVPYNKSIRAINVYKCEMFSNGELSGMLQFASDLYLHECTGLRKLIAYNTFNGLKLLKIEHCSCSFGPVEGGSGQFDPLPNLEYLDLYLVKNLESVSNFGQYLGLRFSKLRQLNISYCESLTCLFNDRGACSIPKHLEEITINNCLELVELFVQCSSSDQATIVNSEIPRVWKLKLYNLPELGTLGEPQRMWEHLEELKLSYCDGLRKLPFSIQTSKNIKVIRGSSEWWSQLEWDDENFKSNLEHCYKEW
- the LOC107854617 gene encoding LOW QUALITY PROTEIN: probable glycosyltransferase At5g03795 (The sequence of the model RefSeq protein was modified relative to this genomic sequence to represent the inferred CDS: inserted 3 bases in 2 codons; deleted 2 bases in 2 codons; substituted 1 base at 1 genomic stop codon) is translated as MCKSISIFNSRMTMRKLLRKIIVILLFRIDWKNMFFIGAILTVFRVMFQISSLPYPLTEWILFPSLEISSSQSLNHEKNLMELPVSPDNRFSFSHHAAVVVSLNSTDGLSQRLQVLERREQVSTQQKRRKHVNAVDTVISPSPPVRSVSNHMLSYIASLTPDEALAYAKREIENAPLVTDDQDLYTPLFRNVSIFRRSYELMELILKVYIYKEGKRPIFHQPXRGIYSSEGWFMKLMEDSHQFVTRDPQKAHLFYLPYSARQLQRARYVPNSHNLKPLSMFLRNYVNMLAAKYPFWNCTRGSDHFLVACHDWGPYTLKDHEELSRNTIKALCNADISEGIFVSVKEVSLPETTISNPRRPLRNLGGKRVSQRPILAFFAGNMHGPVRPKLLKYWRNKDESIRIYGPLPHRVSRVMSYPEHMKSSKYCLCPIVYEVNSPRIVEAIYYECVPVIIAENFALPFSEVLNWSAFSVVVSEKDITRLKDXYQAMQSNVKMVXKHFLWNSTPTRYDLFHMILHSIWFSRLNQLQVSQIS